TTGTTTCAAATTTGCACACTTAGCCTCCTTTGGTAATTTCACTATATATTTTTACTCTATATCATTTAAATGGAACAGGATACTTAACTTAAAGGAGGATAAATTGAATTATGGGAAGTTATGAAAGGATCAACCCGGTAAAACCTAAAGGAATTGAAAACAAAAAGGCATATTTAATCGGTGGAGGCATCGCTTCATTAGCTGCTGCTGAATACTTGATTCGTGATGGTCATATGGACGGTAAACAGATTACGATTTTAGAACAGGATCATGTTATCGGCGGCGCTTTGGATGGTTCCGGAAATGCGGAGGATGGATATCTTGCCCGCGGCGGAAGAGAAATGGAAGAACATTATGAATGTGTGTGGGATTTATTCGGAGGAGTTCCCTCTCTGGAAGACCCTGAAAGAACGGTTTTAGAAGAATTCAGAGAATTAAATATTGTTGATCCTAACTATTCAAATTGCCGTGCAATTGCCAATCGTGGTGAAAAACTTGATTTTTCAAGTCTCGGATTAGCTGAACATCACGTCAAGCAGCTCACTAAGTTATTTCTTGCAACAGAAGAGTCTTTAGGTGCAGCTACCGTTGAACAATTTTTCGATGATTCATTCTTAGAAACGGATATGTGGCTATATTGGAGAAGTATGTTTGCATTTGAACCCTGGCACAGTGTGGTAGAGATGAAACGTTATATGCATCGTTTTATCCATTTGATGCCGGGAATGAGCCGAATGGAAGGATTAGTATTCACTAAATACAATCAATACGATTCCATGGTTCTGCCCCTTAAAAAATCGCTCGAATCACAGGGTGTGGTATTTGACTTAAATACACAAGTAACGGATTTAGATATCGATATTGCCGGAAATAAAAAAACAGTTACAGGAATTCATTTAACTCGCGATGGCAAAAAACAAGAAGTGATTAAAACGACTGAAAATGACCTGGTATTCTTCACGAATGGCTCGATGACGGAAAACTCCACGCTCGGAAGCATGGACAAAGCTCCAGTTTTAGATAAAAGCGATGGCGGAAGCTGGAGTCTGTGGAAGAAAATCGCTGAAAAAGATGCGTCATTCGGAAACCCGGAAGTCTTCTGTGGTGATATTGAGAAAAGCAAATGGGAATCCTATACGATAACGGCCAGGGGCCCTAAAATGAGAGAACTTGTCGAGAAATTTGCTGAACGCAAAATCGTTCCGCATCGGACTGTAACAGGGGGAATCATAACCGTTAAAGACTC
This genomic window from Bacillus marinisedimentorum contains:
- a CDS encoding oleate hydratase, with product MGSYERINPVKPKGIENKKAYLIGGGIASLAAAEYLIRDGHMDGKQITILEQDHVIGGALDGSGNAEDGYLARGGREMEEHYECVWDLFGGVPSLEDPERTVLEEFRELNIVDPNYSNCRAIANRGEKLDFSSLGLAEHHVKQLTKLFLATEESLGAATVEQFFDDSFLETDMWLYWRSMFAFEPWHSVVEMKRYMHRFIHLMPGMSRMEGLVFTKYNQYDSMVLPLKKSLESQGVVFDLNTQVTDLDIDIAGNKKTVTGIHLTRDGKKQEVIKTTENDLVFFTNGSMTENSTLGSMDKAPVLDKSDGGSWSLWKKIAEKDASFGNPEVFCGDIEKSKWESYTITARGPKMRELVEKFAERKIVPHRTVTGGIITVKDSSWLLSVTVNRQPQFLDQPKDVIVLWAYGLFPDNEGDFIKKRMSDCTGRELLQELLYHLGIDEKDMQEYIDTSIVIPSMMPYITSQFMPRVKGDRPQVVPEGSANLAFLGQFAEIEGDCVFTVEYSVRSAMIAVYTLLGLEKNPPEIYPSQYDIRVIANAVKTLNSGRPLPAEPIIKKLLSNTSLEGLI